Proteins encoded by one window of Microbacterium testaceum:
- a CDS encoding peptidase, with protein sequence MLINWEAFLQVFVAAIVGASIVVTFYSLGLRLLVTGGRPPLVSPAEFTDAITVITDKQRRRAEKAVAKAAKKNPLSDGQKRLALVGAYACFAVCAAAVLGALLLILFNH encoded by the coding sequence ATGCTGATCAACTGGGAAGCCTTCCTCCAGGTCTTCGTCGCGGCCATCGTGGGCGCCTCGATCGTCGTGACGTTCTACTCGCTGGGTCTGCGCCTGCTCGTGACCGGCGGGCGTCCGCCCCTGGTCTCTCCGGCGGAGTTCACGGATGCCATCACCGTGATCACCGACAAGCAGAGGCGCCGCGCCGAGAAGGCGGTGGCCAAGGCGGCCAAGAAGAATCCGCTGAGCGACGGACAGAAGCGGCTGGCGCTCGTGGGTGCCTACGCGTGCTTCGCGGTGTGCGCCGCCGCCGTGCTGGGTGCTCTGCTGCTCATCCTGTTCAACCACTGA
- a CDS encoding inorganic phosphate transporter, whose protein sequence is MESAALIIVLVIALALFFDFTNGFHDTANAMATPIATGALKPKVAVLLAASLNLVGAFLSTEVAKTISGGMIREEQLSPDIFPPIIFAGLIGAITWNMLTWLLGLPSSSSHALFGGLIGATLVGVGASAIDTGVVLSKVILPALIAPLTAGIIAFVVTKIAYGVTRRYDMKADGRDGFRWGQIFTSSLVALAHGTNDAQKTMGVITLALITVGWQSSANPDPQLWVVFACALTIALGTYMGGWRIIRTLGKGLTDVKPAQGFSAETSTAATILASSALGFALSTTQVASGSVIGSGLGRRGSTVRWNTVGRIMIGWVLTLPAAGAVGAAAALIVVWLGGWGVAVDAVIAVVIILGLFLRSRRDSVTSANAMSEVADSGAAVKVPRKPGPTRRQRRLERDKAGKDA, encoded by the coding sequence GTGGAGAGCGCAGCCCTCATCATCGTGCTGGTCATCGCGCTGGCACTGTTCTTCGATTTCACCAACGGATTCCACGACACCGCGAACGCGATGGCCACGCCCATCGCGACGGGTGCGCTGAAGCCGAAGGTCGCGGTCCTGTTGGCGGCCAGCCTCAACCTGGTCGGGGCGTTCCTGTCGACCGAGGTGGCCAAGACGATCTCGGGCGGCATGATCCGCGAGGAGCAGCTCAGTCCCGACATCTTCCCGCCCATCATCTTCGCGGGCCTCATCGGCGCGATCACGTGGAACATGCTCACGTGGCTGCTCGGCCTGCCGTCGAGCTCGTCGCACGCCCTCTTCGGCGGCCTGATCGGCGCGACTCTCGTGGGCGTCGGCGCGTCGGCGATCGACACCGGGGTGGTGCTGAGCAAGGTCATCCTCCCGGCGCTCATCGCGCCGCTCACGGCGGGGATCATCGCCTTCGTCGTGACGAAGATCGCTTACGGCGTCACCCGCCGCTACGACATGAAGGCCGACGGCCGCGACGGCTTCCGCTGGGGCCAGATCTTCACCTCGTCGCTGGTCGCGCTGGCGCACGGCACGAACGACGCGCAGAAGACCATGGGCGTCATCACCCTCGCCCTCATCACGGTCGGCTGGCAGTCGTCGGCCAACCCCGACCCGCAGCTCTGGGTCGTCTTCGCGTGCGCCCTGACGATCGCTCTCGGCACCTACATGGGCGGCTGGCGCATCATCCGCACCCTCGGCAAGGGCCTGACCGATGTGAAGCCCGCGCAGGGCTTCTCGGCCGAGACCTCGACCGCGGCGACGATCCTCGCCTCCAGCGCCCTGGGCTTCGCACTCTCGACCACCCAGGTGGCATCCGGATCCGTCATCGGCTCGGGCCTCGGCCGCCGCGGATCGACCGTGCGGTGGAACACCGTCGGTCGCATCATGATCGGCTGGGTGCTGACGCTCCCCGCCGCCGGTGCCGTCGGCGCCGCCGCGGCCCTCATCGTCGTCTGGCTGGGCGGCTGGGGCGTGGCCGTCGACGCGGTGATCGCCGTCGTCATCATCCTCGGCCTGTTCCTGCGCTCGCGTCGCGACTCGGTCACCTCGGCCAACGCGATGAGCGAGGTCGCCGACTCCGGCGCCGCGGTCAAGGTGCCGCGCAAGCCCGGCCCGACGCGTCGCCAGCGCCGTCTCGAACGCGACAAGGCCGGAAAGGACGCCTGA
- a CDS encoding S9 family peptidase → MTDLDPKPTPPVADRRPVARTHHGDTFDDPYEWLRAKDDAEVIAHLEAENAYTAERTTHLGPLRDAIFGEIKGRTLETDLSVPARRGDWWYYGRTVAGAQYGIQCRAPLESPDDWTPPTLSPGSPVPGEQVLFDGNVEAEGTDFFSLGSFEISNDGTRMLYGIDVAGDERYTVRLRDLTTGETLADKIPGTFSGATFSPDGRFIVYTTVDDAWRPDTVWLHEIGTPVDDDVKLFHEPDDRYWVGADFTRSDRYLMIEMGSSITSEEWILDANDLRGEPRVVWPRREGVEYSSSHAVVDGEDVLYVLHNDGALDFELVRVSASDPQGARETVIAHHPGHRLLGVDTFRDWGVVGYRRDGLARLGLLSYADGAVTEIAFDEPLYSVGTGGNPEYAPPVLRLGYGSFVTPGTVYDYVVETGELLLRKRQPVLGGFDPADYGQARVWAPADDGTQVPVSLVWKRSFGEPGDAPRPVHLYGYGSYEHSIEPGFSVARLSLLDRGVVFAVAHVRGGGEMGRQWYEDGKMRAKRNTFTDFVAAARHLVDSGYTTPDRMVAEGGSAGGLLMGAVANLAPELFAGILADVPFVDALTTILDPSLPLTVIEWDEWGDPLHDADVYAYMKSYSPYENVREGVEYPRILAVTSLNDTRVLFVEPAKWVARLREVGADAMLKCEMIAGHGGVSGRYNAWRERAFELAWLLDVLGLTD, encoded by the coding sequence GTGACCGATCTCGACCCGAAGCCCACCCCACCCGTTGCCGACCGCCGCCCCGTCGCGCGCACGCATCACGGGGACACCTTCGACGACCCGTACGAATGGCTGCGCGCGAAGGACGACGCCGAGGTGATCGCGCACCTCGAGGCCGAGAACGCGTACACCGCAGAGCGCACCACTCACCTCGGTCCGTTGCGCGACGCGATCTTCGGCGAGATCAAGGGGCGCACGCTCGAGACCGACCTGTCGGTGCCCGCCCGTCGCGGCGACTGGTGGTACTACGGTCGCACGGTCGCCGGCGCGCAATACGGCATCCAGTGCCGCGCCCCCCTCGAGTCCCCCGACGACTGGACCCCGCCCACCCTCTCGCCCGGCTCCCCCGTGCCCGGCGAGCAGGTGCTGTTCGACGGCAACGTCGAGGCCGAGGGCACCGACTTCTTCTCGCTCGGGAGCTTCGAGATCTCGAACGACGGCACGCGCATGCTCTACGGCATCGACGTCGCCGGCGACGAGCGCTACACCGTGCGCCTGCGCGACCTCACCACCGGCGAGACGCTCGCCGACAAGATCCCGGGGACCTTCTCGGGGGCGACGTTCTCTCCCGACGGGCGCTTCATCGTCTACACCACGGTGGATGACGCCTGGCGCCCCGACACCGTGTGGCTGCACGAGATCGGCACGCCCGTCGACGACGACGTGAAGCTCTTCCACGAGCCCGACGACCGCTATTGGGTCGGCGCCGACTTCACGCGCAGCGATCGGTACCTGATGATCGAGATGGGCTCGTCGATCACGAGCGAGGAGTGGATCCTCGACGCCAACGACCTGCGCGGTGAGCCCCGCGTGGTGTGGCCGCGGCGCGAGGGCGTCGAGTACTCCTCCTCGCACGCCGTCGTCGACGGCGAGGACGTGCTCTACGTCCTGCACAACGACGGCGCGCTCGACTTCGAGCTCGTCCGGGTGTCGGCATCCGATCCCCAGGGCGCCCGCGAGACCGTGATCGCCCATCACCCCGGCCACCGTCTGCTGGGCGTCGACACGTTCCGCGACTGGGGCGTGGTCGGCTACCGCCGCGACGGCCTCGCCCGCCTCGGCTTGCTGTCGTACGCCGACGGCGCCGTGACCGAGATCGCGTTCGACGAGCCGCTCTACAGCGTCGGCACGGGCGGCAATCCCGAGTACGCTCCCCCGGTGCTGCGCCTGGGCTACGGCTCGTTCGTCACCCCCGGCACCGTGTACGACTACGTCGTCGAGACCGGCGAACTGCTGCTGCGCAAGCGCCAGCCCGTGCTGGGCGGCTTCGACCCCGCCGACTACGGTCAGGCGCGCGTCTGGGCTCCCGCCGACGACGGCACGCAGGTTCCGGTGTCGCTCGTGTGGAAGCGCTCGTTCGGCGAGCCGGGTGATGCCCCTCGCCCCGTGCACCTGTACGGCTACGGCTCGTACGAGCACTCGATCGAGCCCGGGTTCTCGGTCGCCCGCCTGTCGCTGCTCGACCGCGGCGTCGTCTTCGCCGTCGCGCACGTGCGCGGGGGCGGCGAGATGGGCCGGCAGTGGTACGAAGACGGCAAGATGCGTGCGAAGCGCAACACCTTCACCGACTTCGTCGCCGCGGCACGGCACCTCGTCGACAGCGGCTACACCACCCCCGACCGCATGGTCGCTGAGGGCGGCAGCGCGGGCGGCCTGCTCATGGGGGCCGTGGCCAACCTCGCACCCGAGCTGTTCGCCGGCATCCTGGCCGACGTGCCGTTCGTCGACGCCCTGACCACGATCCTCGACCCCTCGCTGCCGCTCACGGTGATCGAGTGGGACGAATGGGGCGACCCCCTGCACGACGCCGACGTCTACGCCTACATGAAGTCGTACTCCCCGTACGAGAACGTGCGCGAGGGTGTCGAGTATCCCCGCATCCTCGCGGTCACCTCGCTCAACGACACCCGCGTGCTGTTCGTCGAGCCCGCGAAGTGGGTCGCGCGCCTGCGCGAGGTCGGCGCCGACGCGATGCTGAAGTGCGAGATGATCGCCGGCCACGGCGGCGTCAGCGGTCGCTACAACGCCTGGCGCGAGCGCGCCTTCGAGCTCGCGTGGCTCCTCGACGTGCTCGGCCTCACCGACTGA
- a CDS encoding 6-phosphofructokinase — MKIGILTSGGDCPGLNAVIRGVVLKGTTNYDIEFVGIRDGWRGVVDGDFFPLTRHEVKGLSKVGGTILGTSRTNPYEGARGGAENISKTMYGHRLDGILAIGGEGTLAAADRLSKDGINVIGVPKTIDNDLRATDYSFGFDTAVNIATDAMDRLRTTGDSHQRCMVAEVMGRHVGWIALHAGIAAGAHVICIPEVPMSIDEIVEQVTRAHDRGRAPLVVVSEGFKLTGMDEAFSDKGLDAFNRPRLGGIGELLAPEIERLTGIETRSTVLGHIQRGGSPSAFDRVLATRLGLHAADALHEGAWGQMVAMRGTDIVRVPFADALGELNSVPLYRYEEAAALFG; from the coding sequence ATGAAGATCGGCATCCTGACCAGCGGCGGCGACTGCCCCGGGCTGAACGCGGTCATCCGTGGCGTCGTGCTCAAGGGCACGACCAACTACGACATCGAATTCGTCGGCATCCGCGACGGCTGGCGCGGCGTCGTCGACGGCGACTTCTTCCCGCTCACGCGTCACGAGGTCAAGGGCCTGTCCAAGGTCGGCGGCACCATCCTCGGCACGAGCCGCACCAACCCCTACGAGGGTGCGCGCGGCGGCGCCGAGAACATCTCCAAGACGATGTACGGGCACCGGCTCGACGGCATCCTGGCCATCGGCGGCGAGGGGACCCTGGCCGCGGCCGACCGCCTGTCGAAGGACGGCATCAACGTGATCGGCGTGCCGAAGACGATCGACAACGACTTGCGCGCCACCGATTACTCGTTCGGGTTCGACACCGCCGTGAACATCGCGACGGATGCCATGGACCGCCTGCGCACCACGGGTGACTCGCACCAGCGCTGCATGGTGGCCGAGGTCATGGGCCGCCACGTCGGCTGGATCGCCCTGCACGCCGGCATCGCCGCGGGCGCGCACGTGATCTGCATCCCCGAGGTGCCGATGTCGATCGACGAGATCGTCGAGCAGGTCACCCGCGCTCACGACCGCGGCCGCGCGCCCCTGGTCGTCGTCTCGGAGGGGTTCAAGCTCACGGGCATGGACGAGGCGTTCAGCGACAAGGGCCTCGACGCCTTTAACCGTCCCCGCCTCGGCGGCATCGGCGAGCTGCTGGCGCCCGAGATCGAGCGCCTCACCGGCATCGAGACCCGCTCGACCGTGCTCGGCCACATCCAGCGCGGCGGCTCGCCGTCGGCCTTCGACCGCGTACTCGCGACGCGCCTGGGCCTGCACGCCGCCGACGCGCTGCACGAGGGCGCCTGGGGCCAGATGGTCGCGATGCGCGGCACCGACATCGTGCGCGTCCCCTTCGCCGACGCCCTCGGTGAGCTCAACAGCGTCCCGCTGTATCGCTACGAGGAGGCCGCCGCGCTGTTCGGCTGA
- a CDS encoding DEAD/DEAH box helicase gives MPTTATASRGSSQRRRKTTSSRRDDEAPVIPILARKVREIEAKAQRGKLGPTNRVKFQVIAFLVREERARVKADTEITDAARAELLKRLDGVATILAKTAARDTSLIQLLEVDQATSPVARRMRRDWLLESGAELPPDELIITDNTPKIAPVVPAALAEKQVVPASIEARQMSNPFLAPDLTPRASGDAPRRRLDGWELMGPLYKAFETGAGGSAASMELPPVPEFDRLSPRGLEVMPHQSRFLEAVRTGHRSFLLADEPGLGKTAESVLAASVADAYPLLVVVPNVVKMNWAREVQRWTPQRRATVISGGGADIDAFADVFIVNYEILDRHLSWLSSIGLKGVVVDEAHFIKNLTSQRSQNVLALASRVRQQTRDPLMLALTGTPLINDVEDFDAIWRFLGWTNGEKPGPELMEKLDATGLTPADKAFYPEAREAVISMGIVRRKKKDVAADLPDKLVADLPVELDDEFGRSIRQAERELGARLAAKYHRIIEARGDRGLAAGEIDEDIVRLVAHGELEESKAAGSGNENVFTMVRRIGQAKAHLAADYAVQLQRSVGKVVFFAKHIDVMDAAEAHFKASGLKAVSVRGEQTSTARQAAIDAFNGDPDVGIAVCSLTAAGVGLNMQAASNVVLAELSWTAAEQTQAIDRVHRIGQEEPVTAWRIIAAHTIDTKIAELIDSKEGLAARALDGQAIEPGSSDSVQLSALMHLLRQALGKA, from the coding sequence ATGCCGACTACGGCAACCGCGTCCCGAGGCTCGAGCCAACGACGCAGGAAGACCACGTCATCCCGACGAGACGACGAAGCACCCGTCATCCCGATTCTCGCCCGCAAGGTGCGCGAGATCGAGGCGAAGGCGCAGCGCGGAAAGCTCGGGCCCACCAACCGCGTCAAGTTCCAGGTGATCGCGTTCCTCGTGCGCGAGGAGCGCGCCCGGGTCAAGGCCGACACCGAGATCACCGACGCCGCGCGCGCCGAGCTGCTCAAGCGCCTCGACGGGGTCGCCACGATCCTCGCCAAGACCGCCGCGCGCGACACCTCGCTCATCCAGCTGCTCGAGGTCGACCAGGCCACATCTCCTGTCGCCCGCCGCATGCGCCGCGACTGGTTGCTGGAGTCCGGGGCCGAGCTCCCGCCCGACGAGCTCATCATCACCGACAACACGCCCAAGATCGCCCCCGTGGTGCCGGCGGCGCTGGCCGAGAAGCAGGTCGTCCCCGCCTCGATCGAGGCGCGCCAGATGTCCAACCCCTTCCTCGCCCCCGATCTCACGCCGCGCGCGAGCGGAGACGCCCCGCGTCGCCGCCTCGACGGCTGGGAGCTCATGGGCCCGCTGTACAAGGCGTTCGAGACCGGCGCCGGAGGATCGGCGGCCAGCATGGAGCTGCCGCCCGTCCCCGAGTTCGACCGGCTCTCGCCGCGCGGGCTCGAGGTCATGCCGCACCAGTCGCGCTTCCTCGAGGCCGTGCGCACCGGTCACCGCTCGTTCCTCCTCGCCGACGAGCCGGGCCTGGGCAAGACCGCCGAGTCGGTGCTCGCGGCATCCGTCGCCGACGCGTATCCGCTGCTGGTCGTCGTGCCGAACGTCGTCAAGATGAACTGGGCCCGCGAGGTGCAGCGGTGGACGCCGCAGCGCCGCGCGACCGTCATCTCGGGCGGTGGCGCCGACATCGACGCCTTCGCCGACGTCTTCATCGTCAACTACGAGATCCTCGACCGGCACCTGTCATGGCTGTCGTCGATCGGCCTCAAGGGCGTCGTGGTCGACGAGGCGCACTTCATCAAAAACCTCACGTCGCAGCGCTCGCAGAACGTGCTGGCCCTGGCCTCCCGCGTCCGTCAGCAGACCCGCGACCCGCTCATGCTGGCGCTCACGGGCACCCCGCTGATCAACGACGTCGAGGACTTCGACGCGATCTGGCGCTTCCTCGGCTGGACCAACGGCGAGAAGCCCGGTCCCGAGCTGATGGAGAAGCTGGATGCCACCGGCCTGACCCCCGCGGACAAGGCGTTCTACCCCGAGGCGCGCGAGGCCGTCATCTCGATGGGCATCGTGCGGCGCAAGAAGAAGGACGTCGCCGCCGACCTCCCCGACAAGCTCGTCGCCGACCTCCCGGTCGAATTGGACGACGAGTTCGGGCGGTCCATCCGTCAGGCCGAACGCGAGCTCGGCGCCCGCCTCGCGGCGAAATACCACCGGATCATCGAGGCGCGCGGGGACCGCGGTCTCGCCGCCGGAGAGATCGACGAGGACATCGTTCGCCTCGTCGCCCACGGCGAGCTCGAGGAGTCCAAGGCCGCGGGCTCGGGGAACGAGAACGTCTTCACGATGGTCCGCCGCATCGGCCAGGCCAAGGCGCACCTCGCCGCCGACTACGCCGTGCAGCTGCAGCGCTCGGTCGGCAAGGTGGTGTTCTTCGCCAAGCACATCGACGTGATGGATGCCGCGGAGGCCCACTTCAAAGCCTCCGGCCTCAAGGCCGTCTCGGTGCGCGGAGAGCAGACCTCCACCGCCCGCCAGGCCGCGATCGACGCGTTCAACGGCGACCCCGACGTGGGCATCGCGGTATGTTCGCTCACCGCCGCCGGTGTGGGCCTGAACATGCAGGCCGCCTCGAACGTCGTGCTCGCCGAGCTGTCGTGGACCGCCGCCGAGCAGACCCAGGCGATCGACCGCGTGCACCGTATCGGTCAGGAGGAGCCCGTGACCGCGTGGCGCATCATCGCCGCGCACACGATCGACACCAAGATCGCGGAGCTCATCGACTCGAAGGAGGGGCTCGCCGCGCGCGCCCTCGACGGCCAGGCGATCGAGCCCGGCTCCAGCGACTCGGTGCAGCTCTCGGCGCTCATGCACCTGCTGCGTCAGGCGCTCGGCAAGGCCTGA
- a CDS encoding heavy metal translocating P-type ATPase — protein sequence MRDNTEPATSTAEAVLDIEGMTCASCVARVEKRLGRVDGVEAAVNLATETARVRYPADLDPAALVAAVRSAGYDATVRPRSSSRDATAGAAASLPLPLPTEERPDAGTPAPQPVAVPAPGGDIDATTGHALDGVSDHGGHVHDTADAPGSTPLRVRLWVSLALAAPVVALGMIPAWQFPGWQWVSLALATPIVLWGGWPFHRATLRNARHGAATMDTLITLGTFAAYLWSVWALVFGSAGRIGIRHEVALFGPVHDASSVVYFEVAAAVTVFLLLGRVIEQRSTRRAGAALRSLLDLGAREAELADGSRIDVDRLAVGDVFVVRPGATVATDGEVLEGTASVDESMLTGEAVPVDVGPGSILTGGTIAAGGRLLVRATGVGEQTRLARIARLVEDAQLGKSRVQRLADRISGVFVPVVIVLSVATLVAWLLAGQPVAAGFTAAVAVLIIACPCALGLATPIAILVGTGRGAQLGILVTGPAALESAERIDTIVLDKTGTLTSGRMSVTQVTTVGAQDAADALERIAAVERGSEHPVAHAIIAAAGDGPVATALEALPGRGVTGTVDGVRVFAGRPALAAEFGAELPVALADAVTAGEQRGTVVVAGWADTDGALHARVVIEVADTVRTESAETVAELKAMGLEPILLTGDNEHVARAVAADLGIDRVRAGVLPEGKVETIRALRAEGRTVAMVGDGVNDAAALASADLGIAMGGGTDAALHASDVALMRDDPRGIVTALALSRRTMRVIRGNLFWAFAYNVAALPLAALGLLNPMLAGAAMAFSSVFVVLNSLRLRRAV from the coding sequence ATGCGCGACAACACCGAGCCCGCGACGTCGACCGCCGAAGCCGTGCTCGACATCGAGGGCATGACCTGCGCCAGCTGCGTCGCCCGGGTCGAGAAGCGGCTCGGCCGCGTCGACGGCGTCGAGGCCGCGGTCAACCTCGCGACCGAGACCGCGCGGGTCCGGTACCCGGCCGACCTCGACCCCGCGGCTCTCGTCGCCGCCGTGCGCTCCGCCGGCTACGACGCCACCGTGCGTCCGCGCTCCTCGTCCCGTGATGCAACCGCAGGGGCCGCGGCATCCCTCCCGCTCCCTCTCCCGACGGAGGAGCGACCGGATGCCGGCACCCCGGCGCCGCAGCCCGTCGCGGTTCCCGCTCCCGGCGGCGACATCGACGCCACCACCGGCCACGCCCTCGACGGGGTCTCCGACCACGGGGGCCACGTCCACGACACCGCCGACGCCCCGGGCTCCACCCCGCTGCGCGTGCGGCTGTGGGTCTCGCTCGCGTTGGCCGCCCCCGTCGTGGCCCTCGGCATGATCCCGGCGTGGCAATTCCCCGGCTGGCAGTGGGTCTCGCTCGCGCTCGCGACGCCGATCGTGCTCTGGGGCGGATGGCCGTTCCACCGCGCGACGCTGCGCAATGCCCGCCACGGCGCGGCGACCATGGACACCCTGATCACCCTGGGCACCTTCGCCGCCTACCTGTGGAGCGTGTGGGCCCTCGTGTTCGGGTCGGCCGGGCGGATCGGCATCCGGCACGAGGTCGCCCTGTTCGGCCCCGTGCACGACGCGAGCTCCGTCGTCTACTTCGAGGTCGCGGCGGCGGTGACGGTGTTCCTGCTGCTCGGCCGCGTGATCGAGCAGCGTTCCACTCGCCGCGCGGGAGCAGCGCTGCGTTCCCTGCTCGACCTCGGCGCCCGCGAGGCCGAGCTCGCGGACGGGAGCCGCATCGACGTCGATCGCCTCGCCGTGGGCGACGTGTTCGTCGTCCGGCCGGGAGCGACCGTCGCCACCGACGGCGAGGTCCTCGAGGGCACAGCCTCGGTGGATGAGAGCATGCTCACCGGCGAGGCGGTTCCGGTCGACGTCGGTCCCGGATCGATCCTCACCGGAGGCACGATCGCGGCGGGCGGGCGCCTGCTGGTGCGCGCGACCGGCGTGGGCGAGCAGACCCGCCTGGCCCGCATCGCGCGCCTGGTCGAAGACGCGCAGCTCGGCAAGAGCCGCGTCCAGCGTCTCGCCGATCGCATCTCGGGCGTCTTCGTCCCGGTCGTGATCGTCCTGTCCGTCGCGACCCTCGTCGCCTGGCTGCTGGCGGGGCAACCCGTGGCCGCCGGCTTCACTGCGGCCGTCGCGGTGCTCATCATCGCGTGCCCCTGCGCGCTCGGCCTCGCCACCCCCATCGCGATCCTCGTCGGCACCGGCCGCGGAGCGCAGCTCGGGATCCTCGTGACGGGACCCGCGGCCCTGGAGTCGGCCGAGCGCATCGACACGATCGTGCTCGACAAGACCGGGACCCTCACCTCGGGCCGGATGAGCGTCACGCAGGTCACGACCGTCGGTGCCCAGGATGCCGCTGACGCCCTCGAGCGCATCGCCGCCGTCGAGCGCGGCTCCGAGCACCCCGTCGCCCACGCCATCATCGCCGCCGCAGGAGACGGGCCCGTCGCCACCGCCCTCGAGGCCCTGCCCGGCCGCGGCGTCACGGGGACCGTCGACGGCGTGCGCGTGTTCGCGGGGCGTCCGGCCCTGGCCGCCGAGTTCGGCGCCGAACTGCCGGTCGCTCTGGCGGACGCCGTGACGGCGGGGGAGCAGCGTGGCACCGTCGTCGTGGCCGGGTGGGCCGACACCGACGGCGCCCTGCATGCACGGGTCGTGATCGAGGTGGCCGACACCGTCCGCACCGAGAGCGCGGAGACCGTCGCCGAGCTGAAGGCGATGGGCCTCGAGCCGATCCTGCTCACCGGCGACAACGAGCACGTCGCTCGGGCGGTCGCCGCCGACCTCGGAATCGACCGCGTGCGCGCCGGCGTCCTCCCCGAGGGCAAGGTCGAGACGATCCGGGCGCTCCGCGCCGAGGGGCGCACCGTCGCGATGGTCGGAGACGGGGTCAACGACGCCGCCGCTCTGGCATCCGCTGATCTGGGCATCGCGATGGGCGGAGGGACCGATGCCGCGCTGCACGCGAGCGACGTGGCGCTCATGCGCGACGACCCGCGGGGCATCGTCACCGCCCTGGCGCTCAGCCGGCGCACGATGCGCGTCATCCGCGGCAACCTGTTCTGGGCCTTCGCGTACAACGTCGCCGCCCTGCCGTTGGCGGCGCTGGGACTTCTGAACCCGATGCTGGCGGGGGCCGCGATGGCGTTCTCGAGCGTCTTCGTCGTCCTCAACAGCCTGCGCCTGCGACGCGCGGTCTGA
- a CDS encoding MFS transporter has product MAETMTREQRVVLSIAVLASFVSFLDGTVVNVALPAIAGELGGGLSTQQWVVDAYLVTLGAFILVAGSLSDVLGRIVVLRIGLIGFGLTSVAIAAAPTAEFLIVARALQGIAGALLVPSSLALITSTFRGPAQARAIGIWTGATTVAMIAGPLVGGIFVDTLSWRLVFLVNVLPIAVTMWLLARLGHRDHRRPGARVDILGAVLCALGLGGIVFALIEQPNLGWASPVIWLPGVIGILSFAGFLLRQRTARDPMMPLDLFRSRNFWAGNLATVFVYAALSLNGFVVSVYLQQGAGLPATLAGLASLPSTVLMILLSSRMGALAGRFGPRLFMTLGPIVMASGALLLLNVSGDFDYWTQILPGVVVWGLGLTATVSPLTAAVLGAIDTERSGIASAVNNAVSRVAGLLAIAAVSAIVGGSLDLGGFHRAAVFTAALMLLGAAASFLGIRNHLSRPD; this is encoded by the coding sequence ATGGCCGAGACGATGACACGCGAGCAGCGGGTCGTCCTGTCGATCGCCGTCCTGGCCTCGTTCGTGTCGTTCCTCGACGGGACGGTGGTCAACGTCGCCCTCCCCGCGATCGCGGGCGAACTCGGCGGCGGACTGTCGACGCAGCAATGGGTCGTCGACGCCTACCTGGTGACCCTCGGCGCCTTCATCCTGGTCGCGGGATCACTGAGCGACGTCCTCGGACGCATCGTGGTGCTGCGGATCGGCCTGATCGGTTTCGGGCTCACGTCGGTGGCGATCGCCGCCGCCCCCACCGCCGAGTTCCTCATCGTCGCCCGCGCGCTGCAGGGCATCGCCGGCGCCCTCCTCGTCCCGAGCTCGCTGGCCCTCATCACCTCGACGTTCCGCGGGCCCGCCCAGGCCCGCGCGATCGGCATCTGGACCGGAGCGACGACCGTCGCCATGATCGCCGGGCCCCTCGTCGGCGGCATCTTCGTCGACACGCTGTCGTGGCGCCTCGTATTCCTGGTGAACGTGCTCCCCATCGCGGTGACCATGTGGTTGCTCGCCCGTCTCGGTCACCGCGATCACCGCCGGCCCGGGGCCCGCGTCGACATCCTCGGCGCGGTCCTGTGCGCTCTCGGCCTCGGCGGCATCGTCTTCGCCCTCATCGAGCAGCCGAACCTCGGCTGGGCGTCCCCCGTCATCTGGCTCCCCGGGGTGATCGGCATCCTGTCGTTCGCGGGGTTCCTCCTGCGTCAACGCACGGCGCGCGACCCAATGATGCCGCTCGACCTCTTCCGCTCGCGCAACTTCTGGGCGGGCAACCTCGCAACCGTCTTCGTCTACGCCGCGCTGTCGCTCAACGGCTTCGTGGTGAGCGTGTACCTGCAGCAGGGCGCGGGGCTGCCCGCCACCCTCGCCGGGCTCGCGTCGCTGCCGAGCACGGTGCTGATGATCCTGCTCAGCTCGCGGATGGGCGCCCTCGCGGGGCGCTTCGGCCCGCGCCTGTTCATGACGCTCGGGCCGATCGTGATGGCGTCGGGGGCTCTGCTGCTGTTGAACGTCAGCGGCGACTTCGACTACTGGACGCAGATCCTGCCCGGCGTCGTCGTGTGGGGCCTGGGGCTCACCGCCACCGTCTCACCGCTCACCGCGGCCGTGCTCGGCGCCATCGACACCGAGCGCTCCGGCATCGCCTCGGCCGTCAACAACGCCGTCTCTCGCGTCGCGGGGCTCCTGGCGATCGCGGCCGTCTCGGCGATCGTGGGCGGCTCGCTCGACCTCGGCGGCTTCCACCGCGCGGCCGTCTTCACCGCCGCGCTGATGCTGCTCGGGGCCGCGGCGTCGTTCCTCGGCATCCGGAATCACCTGTCGCGGCCGGACTGA